A window of Cohnella herbarum contains these coding sequences:
- the zapA gene encoding cell division protein ZapA, with protein sequence MQNNDKTRVTVDIYGTQYTLTGHTSTEHMKRVAALVNEHMSKINSGSPRLDLPKLAVLAAVNVGDELMRLRRENEQLLKDETENARKIEELESLKVETAQELAFVKEQVAEELEFVKAQKAEELESLRSKADAELESLREKTTAELEIAKTEASKEMEALRADLTAELENERSEALKARELAEAKAAELESEKERAAEELKLFKDQAAESLEALNVRKAEEIHNLTLKSSADLDNEKARAASELGTLRAQWKADMDNKQAEALDELEFVKARAAEELADVKAQAAKEIEEVKARTAEELEVFKANKTEELESYRAKSAAELENAKNRAAKELESLRAQLSAEFESEKAQLAEELDFVRSEKSEQVEGLIAKTAELEKAKQQLAEELDFVKADYSEQVASLIAKSAELEKAKQQLAEELEFAKADNTEQVSSLIAKTAELENAKQQLAEELDFAKADNTEQVSSLIAKSAELEKAKQQLAEELDFVKADHSEQVENLIAKTAELEKAKQQLAEELDFIKAVAVEDLESLRAKSNAELESVKALAGEQLESLRAELTTAFEKEKSSASHELAQISGELEMLKAESSELLESVMTQASADLEGAKVRAELELEQTRIHAEQELESAKALAAKEYERLKTEMTQQLESLKTQASLELQQAKSEADQAQRLAGLQAEQELEALREQFDRQLEQTKQQAAAELGNAQAEAESLTLQFVEEKKAWIAKQAEIEAILGSDLDSLKQAHSEELEELTNRFRRESEEQNGKYMAEKIAYASQKEAELQTLKVKLESEIKDVETMYSDELESMKKKLEALVVAQEDWLAREREWQQLRGQLESDVEHWAKEAEDQRRTIIEQQEMLQEVEAQTMERLNSHASALEKAEQERDELARQLGERDEWEKAWSDSMKELQARVASAQQEQRAAAEKTAALEARIAELGDAEEGLREAAQRAERELEAALAEAAAAPSREAGLAASQEELREQAERGDRLQAELEALKREHSALGNEHAKLKTEYNEWIELLEQE encoded by the coding sequence GTGCAGAATAACGACAAAACGCGTGTGACCGTTGACATATATGGAACGCAATATACGCTAACGGGTCACACCAGTACCGAACATATGAAACGGGTTGCCGCTTTGGTCAACGAGCATATGAGCAAAATTAATAGCGGGTCTCCCCGTTTGGATTTACCGAAATTGGCCGTGCTTGCCGCCGTGAACGTTGGCGATGAGTTAATGCGATTGCGCAGGGAAAACGAGCAATTGCTTAAGGACGAGACGGAGAACGCCCGAAAAATCGAGGAACTGGAAAGTTTAAAGGTAGAAACCGCGCAGGAGCTGGCGTTCGTTAAGGAGCAGGTCGCGGAGGAATTAGAGTTCGTAAAAGCCCAGAAGGCGGAAGAACTAGAGAGCCTTAGATCGAAGGCGGACGCGGAGTTAGAGAGCCTCAGGGAGAAGACGACGGCGGAGCTTGAAATCGCGAAGACCGAGGCCAGCAAAGAGATGGAAGCTCTGCGAGCGGATTTGACGGCCGAGTTGGAGAATGAACGGTCCGAGGCGCTGAAAGCGAGGGAGCTTGCCGAAGCCAAAGCGGCGGAGCTCGAGAGCGAGAAGGAAAGGGCTGCGGAAGAGTTAAAGCTCTTTAAAGATCAGGCTGCCGAAAGCCTAGAAGCGTTGAATGTCAGGAAAGCGGAAGAAATACATAACTTGACGCTTAAATCGTCGGCTGACCTGGACAACGAGAAAGCTCGGGCTGCTTCGGAGCTGGGGACTTTAAGGGCGCAATGGAAAGCGGATATGGACAACAAGCAGGCCGAGGCTTTGGACGAGTTAGAGTTCGTCAAGGCTCGGGCTGCCGAAGAATTGGCGGACGTTAAAGCGCAAGCGGCCAAGGAGATAGAGGAAGTTAAAGCCCGGACGGCTGAAGAGCTTGAAGTCTTTAAAGCTAACAAGACGGAAGAGCTGGAAAGCTATAGAGCGAAATCGGCAGCGGAACTAGAAAACGCCAAAAATCGCGCAGCGAAAGAGCTAGAGTCCTTGCGTGCGCAGTTGTCGGCGGAATTCGAGAGCGAGAAAGCGCAGTTGGCCGAAGAGCTGGATTTCGTCAGATCCGAGAAATCGGAACAAGTGGAAGGCTTGATCGCGAAGACGGCGGAATTGGAGAAAGCGAAGCAGCAATTGGCCGAAGAGCTGGACTTCGTCAAAGCCGACTATTCGGAGCAAGTTGCAAGCTTGATAGCGAAGTCGGCGGAACTGGAGAAAGCGAAGCAGCAGTTGGCCGAAGAGCTGGAATTTGCCAAAGCGGACAATACGGAGCAAGTGTCAAGCTTGATCGCGAAGACGGCGGAACTGGAGAATGCGAAGCAGCAGTTGGCTGAAGAGCTGGACTTCGCCAAAGCGGACAATACGGAGCAAGTGTCAAGCTTGATCGCGAAGTCGGCGGAACTGGAGAAAGCGAAGCAGCAGTTGGCTGAAGAGCTGGACTTCGTCAAAGCCGACCATTCGGAGCAAGTGGAAAACTTGATCGCGAAGACGGCGGAATTGGAGAAAGCGAAGCAACAGTTGGCTGAAGAGCTGGACTTCATTAAAGCCGTGGCTGTTGAAGATTTGGAAAGTCTAAGGGCGAAGTCGAATGCGGAGCTGGAAAGCGTAAAAGCGCTGGCCGGAGAACAACTGGAATCTCTGCGCGCGGAGTTGACGACAGCATTCGAGAAAGAGAAATCGTCAGCTAGCCACGAATTAGCTCAAATATCCGGCGAACTTGAAATGTTAAAGGCGGAATCGTCCGAGTTGCTCGAATCGGTCATGACGCAAGCCTCGGCAGATTTGGAAGGCGCGAAGGTAAGGGCGGAATTAGAGCTCGAGCAAACGAGAATTCACGCTGAGCAGGAATTGGAAAGCGCCAAAGCGTTGGCAGCCAAGGAATACGAGCGGTTGAAAACGGAAATGACGCAGCAATTGGAGAGCTTGAAGACTCAAGCTTCATTGGAACTGCAACAGGCGAAATCCGAAGCCGATCAAGCGCAACGGTTGGCTGGGCTCCAAGCCGAGCAGGAGCTTGAAGCGTTAAGGGAACAGTTCGATCGGCAACTGGAGCAGACGAAGCAGCAAGCGGCCGCGGAACTGGGTAACGCTCAAGCGGAAGCCGAGTCTCTAACCCTTCAGTTCGTCGAGGAGAAAAAGGCATGGATCGCGAAACAAGCGGAGATCGAAGCGATATTAGGTTCGGATCTCGATAGCTTGAAGCAGGCGCACTCGGAAGAGCTCGAGGAGCTGACGAACCGTTTCCGCAGGGAATCCGAGGAGCAGAACGGCAAATATATGGCCGAGAAGATCGCCTATGCAAGCCAGAAGGAAGCAGAACTGCAAACCTTGAAAGTCAAATTGGAATCGGAGATTAAAGATGTCGAGACGATGTACTCCGACGAGCTTGAATCGATGAAGAAGAAGCTTGAAGCATTGGTAGTCGCGCAGGAAGATTGGCTGGCGAGAGAACGGGAATGGCAACAACTGCGCGGGCAACTCGAGAGCGACGTCGAGCATTGGGCAAAAGAAGCGGAAGACCAGCGTCGAACGATTATCGAGCAGCAAGAAATGCTGCAAGAGGTCGAAGCGCAAACGATGGAGCGCTTGAACTCGCACGCCTCCGCGCTCGAGAAGGCGGAGCAAGAGCGCGACGAGCTTGCCCGCCAGCTTGGAGAGCGGGACGAGTGGGAGAAAGCGTGGAGCGATTCGATGAAGGAGTTGCAAGCGCGCGTAGCGTCGGCGCAGCAAGAGCAGCGCGCCGCCGCGGAGAAGACGGCGGCGCTAGAGGCCCGCATCGCCGAGCTTGGCGATGCGGAGGAGGGCTTGCGCGAAGCCGCGCAGCGGGCGGAGCGCGAGCTTGAGGCGGCGCTCGCGGAAGCGGCGGCCGCACCTTCTCGCGAGGCGGGGTTGGCCGCCTCGCAGGAGGAGCTGCGCGAGCAAGCGGAGCGCGGCGATCGGTTGCAGGCGGAGCTGGAGGCGCTCAAGCGGGAGCATTCCGCGCTGGGCAACGAACACGCGAAGCTGAAGACCGAGTATAACGAGTGGATCGAGCTGCTCGAACAAGAATAA
- a CDS encoding YcnI family copper-binding membrane protein yields the protein MKRSFSLVLVLMMSLAFAGLASAHVTVQPKEVPAGSYQVFTVRVPSEKEAATTTVKVAIPDNVNVSRFEPKADWTYEIEKGAEDKIVSVTWKATGNGLGATEFGEFRMQGKVADDANELTWKAYQTYSDGEVVEWTGAADADKPASVTTVTAATGDGHGDGHGAAGGTVAGGEAKDDGGRDTLTLSLAIAGLAAGVLALLIALFRKRA from the coding sequence ATGAAAAGAAGTTTTTCTCTCGTATTGGTTCTTATGATGTCATTAGCGTTCGCGGGATTGGCTAGCGCGCACGTTACGGTTCAACCCAAGGAAGTGCCTGCAGGCTCCTATCAGGTGTTCACGGTTCGCGTTCCATCGGAGAAGGAAGCGGCAACGACGACGGTCAAAGTCGCGATCCCGGATAATGTAAACGTCAGCCGGTTTGAACCGAAGGCGGATTGGACTTACGAGATCGAGAAGGGCGCGGAAGATAAAATCGTCAGCGTTACTTGGAAAGCTACGGGTAATGGACTCGGCGCAACGGAATTCGGAGAATTCCGCATGCAAGGCAAAGTGGCCGACGATGCTAATGAATTAACGTGGAAAGCCTACCAAACCTACTCGGACGGAGAAGTCGTGGAATGGACGGGCGCCGCGGACGCGGACAAACCGGCATCGGTCACGACGGTTACCGCGGCTACGGGCGACGGACACGGAGATGGGCATGGCGCTGCCGGAGGAACGGTTGCGGGCGGAGAAGCGAAGGATGATGGAGGCCGCGATACTTTAACACTCTCGCTCGCCATCGCGGGCTTGGCTGCAGGCGTTCTCGCGTTACTTATCGCGCTATTCCGCAAACGGGCATAA
- a CDS encoding cytochrome C oxidase subunit II, which produces MQKKIAYFLTLTALVLALSACGGNNKNTENNSAPSNAEAASQEVVIKASSWEFDQAEYAVPKDTPVKLTLENVSGAHGIEIVGQDIKIRGNKSEVVTLPAGTYEIKCNIMCGNGHNKMVAKIVVS; this is translated from the coding sequence ATGCAAAAAAAGATCGCTTATTTTCTCACACTGACCGCTCTTGTGCTCGCTCTATCGGCATGCGGCGGCAACAACAAGAATACAGAAAACAACAGCGCACCATCCAACGCTGAAGCCGCTTCGCAGGAAGTCGTCATTAAAGCAAGCAGTTGGGAATTCGACCAAGCCGAGTACGCTGTACCCAAGGACACTCCCGTCAAGCTGACGCTTGAAAATGTGAGCGGCGCGCACGGCATCGAAATCGTCGGACAAGATATCAAAATCAGAGGCAATAAGTCCGAAGTCGTCACTTTGCCGGCCGGCACTTACGAAATCAAGTGCAACATCATGTGCGGCAACGGACACAATAAAATGGTAGCGAAAATTGTCGTAAGCTAG
- the pheT gene encoding phenylalanine--tRNA ligase subunit beta, translating into MNVSYRWLSDYIDLSGIPAEQLAEMMTRGGIEIDSVPSRNAGVSGVVVGYVKTREKHPDADKLSVCTIDAGTGEDLQIVCGAANIGADMKVPVAMVGAKLPGGLDIKRAKLRGVESQGMICSARELGINDKLLPKEQQEGILILPPETEIGRDILDVLALNDSILELDLTPNRSDCLSMLGVAYEVAALTGRPLKLPEPDKDLHSSVDRTSDHVRVSITATEQCSLYTARYIKGVKIAPAPQWIQNRLIAAGVRPINNIVDITNYVMLEYGQPLHAFDAAKVAGGRIDVRLAQPGEILVTLDDQERKLEPQMLVIADAEKAIALAGVMGGANSEVTPETTDIILESAKFEGGTVRRTSRQLGLRSEASSRFEKEVDPSRVRDALDRAAGLIARYAEGLVTEGIVEAEVSVQQPANVEISLSRINGMLGTELSSLEIKTIFSRLHFAVEVSGDGIWNVTVPSRRGDITRDVDLVEEVARLHGYDEIPTTLIDGQTTAGSLTKPQAIRRELRSILTGAGVHEAICYSVTSEQKTKLFTELSGDTKPIPLAMPMSEERSVLRTTLIPSLLEAAAYNLTRKNNDLALFEIGNVYHSDEEVLTRLPQEKPRVSLLLSGNRRSASWNRSSEAVDFYDAKGILEKILDHLGLTGKIVYEAAQPAGFHPGRTAAIKIHTERGNETIGYIGQLHPELQRDFDLPDTYVAEMELAPIYEYADRHIEYRTLPRYPAIERDIAVVVDRNVAGGALTEAIVASAGELLESVKVFDVYTGDRIGTEKKSVALALVYRHGERTLTDEEVTETHARVLTQLEQSFGAELRK; encoded by the coding sequence ATGAACGTATCTTATCGGTGGTTATCCGATTATATTGATTTAAGCGGCATTCCGGCTGAGCAATTGGCGGAAATGATGACGCGCGGAGGAATCGAGATCGATTCCGTTCCTTCCCGTAACGCGGGAGTTAGCGGAGTCGTCGTCGGCTATGTGAAAACGAGGGAGAAACATCCGGACGCGGATAAGCTAAGCGTCTGTACGATCGACGCCGGTACCGGGGAAGATCTGCAAATCGTCTGCGGAGCGGCGAATATCGGCGCGGATATGAAAGTTCCGGTTGCGATGGTCGGCGCGAAGCTTCCGGGCGGTCTTGATATTAAGCGAGCGAAACTGCGCGGCGTGGAATCGCAAGGCATGATCTGTTCGGCTCGCGAATTGGGTATTAACGACAAGCTGCTGCCGAAGGAACAGCAAGAGGGAATTCTGATTTTGCCGCCTGAAACGGAAATCGGCCGCGATATTTTAGACGTGCTCGCGTTAAACGACTCTATTCTGGAGCTGGATCTCACGCCCAATCGTTCGGATTGTTTGAGCATGCTCGGCGTAGCTTACGAGGTGGCCGCGCTGACGGGACGACCGTTGAAGCTTCCGGAGCCGGATAAGGATTTGCATTCGTCCGTCGACCGGACTTCCGACCACGTACGCGTGTCGATAACCGCTACCGAGCAATGCTCATTGTATACCGCGCGATACATTAAAGGCGTTAAGATCGCTCCGGCTCCGCAATGGATACAGAATCGTCTCATTGCCGCCGGCGTTCGCCCGATCAACAATATCGTAGACATTACGAACTATGTCATGCTGGAATACGGCCAGCCGCTTCATGCTTTCGATGCGGCGAAAGTCGCCGGCGGACGCATCGACGTTCGATTGGCCCAGCCGGGCGAAATCCTGGTCACGCTTGACGACCAAGAGCGCAAGCTTGAGCCGCAAATGCTCGTAATCGCGGATGCGGAGAAAGCGATCGCGTTGGCCGGCGTTATGGGCGGAGCGAATTCCGAGGTCACTCCGGAGACGACCGATATTATTCTGGAGTCCGCCAAATTCGAAGGCGGTACGGTTCGCCGTACGTCGCGGCAATTGGGTCTGCGCTCGGAAGCGTCATCCCGCTTCGAGAAAGAAGTCGATCCGTCAAGGGTAAGGGACGCGCTCGACCGTGCTGCGGGATTGATCGCGAGATACGCGGAAGGGCTCGTAACGGAAGGAATCGTCGAAGCGGAAGTTTCCGTTCAACAACCGGCGAACGTCGAAATTTCATTGAGCCGGATTAACGGAATGTTAGGCACCGAGCTCTCCTCGCTGGAGATCAAAACGATTTTCTCCCGATTGCATTTCGCGGTAGAGGTTAGCGGAGACGGCATTTGGAACGTCACCGTCCCTTCCCGTCGCGGGGATATTACCCGGGATGTCGATCTCGTTGAGGAAGTCGCGCGACTTCACGGCTACGATGAAATTCCGACGACTTTGATCGACGGTCAAACGACGGCAGGATCGCTTACGAAGCCGCAGGCGATACGCAGGGAGCTTCGTTCGATTTTAACGGGAGCCGGCGTGCACGAGGCCATCTGCTACTCCGTGACTTCCGAGCAAAAAACGAAGCTGTTCACGGAGCTGTCAGGCGATACGAAACCGATCCCGCTCGCGATGCCGATGAGCGAAGAACGAAGCGTTCTTAGGACGACGCTGATTCCGAGCTTGTTGGAAGCGGCCGCGTATAATCTAACGCGCAAGAATAACGATTTGGCGCTGTTCGAGATCGGTAACGTCTATCATTCCGACGAAGAGGTGCTGACTCGTTTACCGCAAGAAAAGCCTCGCGTGTCTCTGTTGCTGAGCGGCAACCGGCGTTCGGCAAGCTGGAATCGTTCCTCCGAGGCCGTCGATTTCTATGATGCCAAAGGCATTCTCGAGAAAATTCTCGATCATCTGGGGCTTACGGGTAAAATCGTATACGAAGCTGCTCAGCCGGCGGGATTCCATCCCGGAAGAACGGCCGCGATCAAGATTCATACGGAGCGTGGGAACGAAACGATCGGTTACATCGGGCAATTGCACCCTGAATTGCAACGCGATTTCGACTTGCCGGATACGTATGTGGCTGAAATGGAGCTTGCCCCGATCTATGAATACGCGGATCGTCATATCGAATATCGCACGTTACCCCGCTACCCGGCGATCGAGCGGGACATCGCGGTCGTCGTAGACCGTAACGTGGCGGGCGGAGCGTTAACGGAAGCTATCGTCGCCTCCGCAGGCGAATTGTTGGAGTCCGTGAAGGTGTTCGACGTTTATACCGGAGACCGCATCGGAACGGAGAAGAAGAGCGTTGCGCTGGCACTAGTTTATCGTCATGGAGAACGTACTTTGACGGATGAGGAAGTTACGGAAACGCATGCCCGAGTATTGACACAATTGGAACAATCTTTCGGCGCGGAACTTCGCAAATAG
- a CDS encoding RCC1 domain-containing protein: protein MGFDVVEFKYDAPLKQGEELRRIEGLGKVTSVAMGQSHAVAATADGMVWMWGSNLAGQFGNMSLKESSAPILVHEFR from the coding sequence ATGGGATTTGATGTAGTTGAATTTAAATATGATGCCCCTCTAAAACAAGGAGAAGAATTAAGGCGCATAGAGGGACTAGGAAAAGTAACGTCCGTAGCAATGGGACAATCCCATGCCGTAGCCGCCACCGCAGATGGAATGGTATGGATGTGGGGAAGCAACTTAGCCGGACAATTTGGAAATATGAGCTTAAAGGAGAGTTCCGCTCCAATTCTTGTTCACGAATTCCGATAA
- the pheS gene encoding phenylalanine--tRNA ligase subunit alpha, giving the protein MKERLEALRKEALEQLQGVADAATLNDLRVHYLGKKGQLTEILRGMGALSAEERPVIGQVGNEVRAAIEAVIAEKQEGFDRAATAHRLQAETIDVTLPGKAVGVGSVHPLNKVTQEIEDIFIGMGYTVAEGPEVETDFFNFEALNLPKNHPARDMQDSFYITDEILLRTQTSPVQIRTMKAMNGKTPIKVICPGRVYRRDDDDATHSFMFHQIEGLVIGPNIRMSDLKGTLLQFVQEMYGPQMQIRLRPSFFPFTEPSAEVDVTCAQCGGSGCRMCKHTGWIEILGCGMVHPKVLEHGGYDPNEVTGFAFGMGVERIALLKYGIDDIRHFYANDTKFLNQFAKM; this is encoded by the coding sequence ATGAAAGAACGATTAGAGGCTCTAAGAAAAGAAGCGCTGGAGCAGCTTCAGGGCGTCGCGGATGCGGCTACCCTTAACGACCTTCGTGTTCACTATCTAGGCAAGAAGGGACAATTGACCGAGATCTTGCGCGGCATGGGCGCGTTAAGCGCGGAGGAGCGTCCGGTGATCGGTCAAGTCGGCAACGAGGTACGCGCGGCCATCGAAGCGGTTATCGCCGAGAAGCAAGAAGGATTCGATCGCGCGGCAACCGCCCATCGCCTGCAGGCGGAGACGATCGACGTAACGCTGCCGGGTAAGGCGGTTGGCGTCGGTTCGGTTCATCCGCTGAACAAAGTGACTCAGGAAATCGAAGATATTTTCATCGGAATGGGTTATACGGTTGCCGAAGGACCCGAGGTCGAGACGGACTTCTTCAACTTCGAAGCGCTGAACTTACCTAAGAACCACCCTGCGCGCGACATGCAGGATTCCTTCTATATTACGGACGAGATCTTGCTACGCACGCAAACTTCCCCGGTGCAGATCCGTACGATGAAGGCGATGAACGGCAAAACGCCGATTAAAGTCATTTGCCCGGGACGCGTGTACCGCCGGGATGACGACGATGCTACGCATTCGTTCATGTTCCATCAAATCGAAGGTTTGGTAATCGGGCCGAACATTCGAATGAGCGATCTGAAGGGGACGTTGCTGCAATTCGTGCAAGAGATGTACGGACCGCAAATGCAAATTCGTCTTCGTCCGAGCTTCTTCCCGTTCACGGAACCGAGCGCGGAAGTGGACGTCACCTGCGCGCAGTGCGGAGGCAGCGGCTGCCGGATGTGCAAACATACGGGCTGGATCGAAATTCTCGGCTGCGGAATGGTACATCCCAAAGTGCTGGAGCACGGCGGATACGATCCGAACGAAGTAACGGGATTCGCGTTCGGTATGGGCGTAGAACGGATCGCGCTTCTGAAATACGGCATTGACGATATCCGCCATTTCTATGCGAACGACACGAAGTTTTTGAACCAGTTCGCGAAGATGTGA